From the genome of Halobacteriovorax marinus SJ:
CGATGGATGTGTTGTGAACGAGTAATTTGGATTTATCTCAGCACGGAGGTTTTCACTAACTGCAATATTAGTCGTATACTTGGAAGCATTTTCAATAATGAGAAAGCAAGAATCTCCTTTGTCACGACCTTCTAGTATAGTCGTTGAGGCAAAGACTTGAGGTAAGAATGTGAGAGATAAAATGAATACGAAAACTTTCATAATAAGGTTCCTTTAAGGCAAACTTCTTAATTTATTTACTTCTTAGCATCAGGAAAAATTTTATGTAAGCATATGTGTAATATTTGGAGTGGTGGTGATGAGTGTGCATATAATTAACTCTTTATTACAGTGTCAAAACTTTTTATTTGTCTAATTTTTATACGGTCAGTATAAGCAATTATTAGATACTTAGGGCATAAAGTATGGCCCGCATTTTGCTTATTAAGAGATATTGGAGATTTTATGAGAACTATATTAGCACTAGTGGCTTCGAGCTTTTTATTTATTCCTCTTGCTCTTGCTGAGCAAGGTAGTATTAGAGGAACCCTAAAGAAAGTTGGGGATGAAATACATCTAAAGAGCCATGATAAATCAAGAGTGGTGGATATAAGTAAGGATTTTGCTTTTACATTAGACTCTAAGGTTTTGAATTCTCCAAATTATGTCTTCGAATTTATAGGCGATATCACTGATTCAAAAATTGTAACTAAGCAAGCACCAACAATTGTTGCGGGTGATGATGAGCTGGTAGGAATGTTGGAGAAGAAGTCAGACGGCTCTCTTTATATCGGCGATCAAAAAGTTAAATTTGGTAGAACAAAAGAGATTTATAAAATAAGCTTTGATCAGAAATCGAAAGATTCATTTCTTGGGAAGAATATTATTGCTCAGGGAAGTTACACTGATGGCGTTTTTGAAATGAATGCTATTATTCTAGATGATTTAATTTCAGCTAATACTCAAGTTCAATTTGATATCCCACAGGGATTTGAAAGCGACCCTAGAGAGTTTATAGTTGAGGAAATGGCGAAGAATATTCATTCACAATCACCAGTTCCATTTAGAGCGCCAATCTATAATACAAAGAAGGAAATTTATCCTGGAGAGACTGTACTTGTTATCACTTTAAGTGGAAGACAGGGAGATTCTCCAAGTGCGGCAGGGGGACACTTCACTGTTGGTAATGGAATTGTACAAGATGATCTTTCTATAAGAGGAGAAGTTTCAAACTTTTACTTTGAAGGTCCAAAAGAAGTTCTTGCAGGGAATACTGACCTGATAAGTTACTTTGGTCACTTTATTCAAGGGCAACAAAACTATAGACCAACATACACTTTATTTATCTATGGAATTTCAAAAGATAAATTAAAATATGTTAGAGATTACTTAGAGGTTGAAAATCATAAAGTTAGAACTGAGAAAGGCCTAGAGATCACTCCAGGCTATAACTGTACAACAACTTCTAACGACGCTCTTAGAGAGGTTGGAATAAAGGGAGATCATAGAAACTTTTTTAGAACTATCTTTGATGTTCAAAATCTCTCACTTGTTAATCCTCTAAGATACGGTTCAAGACACGCGGGAACAGAGGGAACATTAAATACTCTTAGAACAATTAGTTATGCTCTAAGTGAAGATCCTGAGCACTATGTTCCTAGAGCAGCCTTCAACTCTTACGTAAAAAACTTTACCAAGAAGAAGCGAAATAAAAAGTTAGGAGTAAAGAGAGTTGATTATCTCTTTATGCCACAAACTCCATCGGCTAGACAGATTGGTGGTATGTCTTATGATCAACCTATTAAAGAGGGTAAGAAGGTCATTGACTATGACAAGAAGCGTGAAGCGAGAATCGCTAAAGAAAATAAGGCAAAAGAAATTATGGCCGATGACCAGTCCACACAAGAGCAGAGAGAGTGGGCAGTTGAAGTGCTAGAGAATGAAGTTTCTTTTGCAGAGGATATGAGAAGAGTTAAAGAATTCCTCAACAAAACCATCGATTAGACAATGAAGCGCTCATAATCTATGATGCCCCTTTATTTTATAGGGAGAAATTATGAGCGTAGATTGGAATAAGGTCAGTTACGTACTAGGCCAACAAATTGGAAGTGACTTCAAAGCACAAGGTATTACTGTAGAGCTTGAAGCATTCTTCGATTCTTTTAAAAGTGCATTCAATGGTGAGCCTTCAAACCTCACTGGTCCTGAGATGCAAGAAATCATGCAAAGTTTTCAACAATATATGCAAGCGCAACAAGCTGAGAAGATGCAGGCCGAAGCTAAGATCAACCTTGAAGAAGGCGAAGCATTTCTAGCGAAAAACGCTAAAGAAGACGGAGTTAAGACTCTAGAGAGTGGTCTTCAGTACAGAGTTATTAATGAAGGTTCTGGAAAGTCTCCTTCAAATACTGACACTGTTGAAGCACATTACGAAGGTAAGTTAATTAACGGTAGCGTTTTTGATTCTTCTTACCAAAGAGGACAGACTATCGATTTCCCAGTTAACGGAGTCATTCCTGGTTGGACAGAAGCTCTACAGTTAATGAGCGAAGGGGCCAAGTGGCAACTTTTTATCCCTGCTAAGCTTGCTTACGGTGAAGCCGGTTCTCCTCCAGTAATTCCACCAAACTCTACGCTTCTATTTGATGTAGAGCTTGTTTCAGTAAAATAGTCTTGTACCACTACCCTGAGAATCTTGGGGTAGTGTAACTTTTTCAAATATAACTATCCGAAAATATTGATAAATCTTTTTTTGTTTAGATCCTCTTACATTTTAGACTTCTAGCTGATAGGATGCGTTAATTTTAATCACAACCTTCATAGAGAGAGCTGAGATGAAGATTACCAATCTATTATTCATGAGCGTGCTCCTATTGGGATGCGGGCAAGAAAATGAAATTGCTCCAATTCCAAGTGGACCGCAGAAGAATCAAACCCTAGAGGAATTCGTTGAGGTGAAGGTTCCCATTGATGAGAGTATCAAGGTTGGAAATTACATTTCTTATGAAGAGCCTAAGATTTTACAAATCTCAGGGGATAAGAAGTGTAGCTACTTTATCAAGACTAGAATTGATATTACTGTTGTCGATGTTCCAAATGACAGTATCGAGATTATGCTTACTAAGTCTGAAAGGGCCAACAATAGAAATAACCGAAAATGTCCACCTCACTACGGAGTGAGCGAGTCATTACTTAAGAAGTACTCATTGAATAAATTGATTTCTACTTACCAGCAAAGAGCACTTGAGGCGAGTGATGCAAATATTTTTTGTGAGCACTTAAGTGGTTGCAAGAGTGCACTTTTAAAGAGTTCAAGAGCGGGTAACTACAAGGGAATTAATGCGACCTATAACGTTATTGAGTTTAAAATGAACTCTGGTGAGGAATTTATTAGAAGCTCATGGGTTGCTGAGGATAACTTATTCTTAAATAATTTTTCTTTCAACCTCAAGAAACTTGGCGGTAGACGAATTGTTGATTTTCGTAGAGCGCTAGACTTTTCCATGTCGAATGCTAGGCGAAAATAAGAGAAATTCCCTCGTTCGACTGGTCAAACATATGGATTGAGTGTAAAATTTTTAGATTGTTAATCAATCTTTTATTAGATATAACTTTCTCACTGCATCATTAGGAAGGGAATAGTGTTTAGTATAACTAGAGATAAATCGTTTCAAATAAGTCTTTGCTTGGCTTTAGCGGTTCATGCCCTAGTTCTATTCCAATCAAAACCAAATCCATTGATCATTCAATCTGAAATATCCCTTCACAATATGGACTCAAAGCTTAAGTTAAACCTTGAGAAGAGGGTCGTTAAAAAGCCTGTGACTAAGAAGAAAATAGTTAAAAAGGCGAAGAAGCCTGTGGCCAAGAAAGAGCCAATTATTGAGCAAGAAGTTGTAAAGGCCCAATCGGCCATAATGAAAACGAAAATCAATAAGGCCAGCATGCATGCTCCAAAGCCTCGTTACCCTCGAATGGCCATTAAGCGCGGTATTGAGGGGAGTGTTGTTGTTAAGATTCTTATAGATGAGAAAGGTCTTCCATATGATGTGAGCGTTCTTAAGAGCTCTGGTCACAAATTATTGGATGAAGCCGCTAAGAAGACTGCTATGCAGTGGAAGTTCTCTCCGGCCTTCGTAGATGGAAAGCCTGTTAAATCGCAGAATCATCAGCCATTTGTTTTCTCACTTCAAAATATCTAGAAGTCCCATTAAATCTTAATTTTTTGCCTATTTTGCCTATAAAAGGTAACTGACACCCTTTGCTTTTTTCGTTATAATCGGGACTTATAAATTTTAATTAGAGGGTGAGTGCCATGGCCGAAGAAATTAAAGAAGTGGTCAAAACAAACTTCATTAGAAGTATTATTGAAAAAGACCTTGAGACAGGTAAGAATGGACCAAGAGTCATTACAAGATTTCCACCTGAACCAAATGGATATCTCCATATTGGTCACGCAAAATCAATTTGTTTAAATTTTGGATTAGCAAAGTCTTATAATAAAAATGGTGTAGAGGCCCAGTGTCACCTGCGCTTCGATGATACAAATCCTGAGAAGGAAGATGTTGAGTATATTGAGTCGATTCAAGAAGACGTGAAGTGGCTTGGTTATGATTGGGGTGAGAATCTCTTCTACGCCTCGGACTACTTCGACAAGATGTATGAGTACGCTGTTAAATTAATTAATATGGATAAGGCCTATATTTGTGAACTCTCTCCCGACGAGGCTAGAGAGTACCGAGGGACTTTAACTGAACCTGGTAAAGATAGCCCTTATAGAAATAGAGACTCCAAAGAGAGTTTAGAATTATTTGAAAAGATGAAGAATGGAGAGATCGAACAAGGGAAGATGGTTCTTCGCTTAAAGATTGATATGAGTTCTCCAAATATTAATCTTAGAGATCCAATTATCTATAGAATTAAAAAGGCCCATCATCCAAAAACTGGTGATAAGTGGAATATTTATCCAATTTATGACTTCGCTCACTGTATTGAAGACTCAATTGAAAATATCACTCACTCCATTTGTACTCTAGAGTTTGAAGATAGAAGACCTCTCTATGATTGGGTTTTAGAAACTCTTGGAACTGAGTCACATCCTCAGCAAATTGAATTCTCTCGTCTTAATCTTGAGTATACAATTATGTCTAAGAGATACTTAAAACAATTGGTTGATGAATCTCATGTCTCTGGTTGGGACGATCCTCGAATGCCTACGATCTCTGGAATGAGAAGAAGAGGTTATATGCCGGAGAGTTTGAGAAACTTCTGTGAGCAAATTGGTGTTACTAAGAAAGATGGAACGATTGCAATGTCCACTCTTGAAACAAATGTGAGAGACACTCTTGGTCCTGTTACTGCGAGAGTCTTCGGTGTCATTGATCCACTGAAAGTTGTGATAACAAATTGGGACGAAGGTGTTCAAGAGATCGACTGTGCTTACCATCCACAAGACGAGAGTTACGGAAATAGAAAAGTTCCTTTCACTAAAGAAATTTACATTGAGCGTGATGACTTTAAAGAGGAAGCAAATAGAAAGTTTTTTAGATTAAAAACTGGTGGGTCGGTAAGACTAAAATTTGCTTATGTTATTACGTGTGATGAAGTGATTAAAGATGAGAACGGTGAAATTATAGAACTTCGTTGTACTTATCACAAAGATACTTTTGGTGGTGTTACACCAGAAGGAATGAAGAAGGTTAAAGGAATTATTAACTGGGTTTCGGCCACTGATAATTTAGAAATCGAATGTAGACTTTATGACAGACTCTTCACTGTACCTAATCCTATGAGTAATAAGGATAAGTCATTTGTTGAGAGCATTAATCCAGACTCACTCAAAGTCGTTAAGACATTTGTAGAAAAGAGTTTGAGTACAGCTAAGGTTGGTGAAAGATTTCAATTTGAAAGACAGGGGTATTTTATTGTCGATAAAGACTCAACTGATGATTTAAAAGTCTTTAATCGAATTATTACGTTAAAAGATACTTGGGCCAAGATAGATGAGGCCAACGCAGAAAAATAGAATAAGTTAAAAGGAAGAATTTATGACAGTAAGAGTACGTTTTGCTCCATCCCCAACTGGTTACCTACATATTGGTGGCGCTCGTACAGCGCTTTATAGCTATCTCTTCGCCAAGGCGAGAGGTGGTAAGTACATTCTTAGAGTAGAGGATACTGACCTCGAAAGATCTAAGCGCGAGTATGAAGAAGCTCAGATTGCAGATCTTCTATGGTTAGGAATTGAGCACGATGAAGGACCTGATAAAGGTGGAGAGTTTGGCCCTTATAGACAGTCTGAAAGAATGCAGATTTATAAAGACATCGCTTGGGACTTCGTTGAAAGAGGATTGGCCTACCCATGTTTTCTTACGAGCGACGAGCTAGAGGAATTAACTAATAAAGCTAATGAAGAGAAGGTTGCTCCTCATGCCTATCACGGAAAGTATAGAGATTATGATCTCGCGAAGGCAAAAGAGAGAATTGAATCTGGCGAAGAGCACGTTATTAGATTTAAGAACCCTGGTAAGAAGTGGACATTTACTGACCTTGTAAGAGGTGAGGTGACTTTCCCTGAAGATATGGTGGGTGACTTTGTTATTATTCGTTCAAATGGGATGCCTGTATATAACTTCTGCTGTGTTGTTGATGACTATAAAATGGGAATGACTCATGTCTTTAGAGCAGAAGAGCACTTAAATAATACATGTAGACAGTTACAAATTTATGAAGCACTTGGTGCAACTCCTCCTGAGTTTGCTCACGTTTCTCTTCTTGTTGGTGAAGATAGACAAAAACTCTCTAAGAGACATGGAGCAACTTCGGTAACTCAATATAAAGAAATGGGTTACCTTCCTAAGGCGGTTACAAATTACTTAACACTTCTAGGTTGGTCTCACCCTGAAGAGAAAGATATCTTTGATGTCTTAGAGCTAGGTGACGCTTTTGATTACACAAGATTTTCAAAGTCATCGGCCATGTATGATATTAAGAAATTAAATTACTTCAATGAGCAGTGGTTAAGAAAGTTGAGTGATCAAGAGATTGCCAGTGGGTTTGAGCATGCACTTGGAAGTGAGAGTGAGTTCTCGTCTATGACTGCTCAGTGGAAAGAGAAGTTTGCAGGACTGATGAAAGAGAAAGTTCAACTATTCAGTGATATCAAAGAATTTATGCCTATCTTTTTTGATGCTGGAGCAGATGAAGATGAACAATACACTGAAGCCATTTCTTGGGAAACGACTCCTCAAGTAAAAGAATATTTAAAGTCGCAAGTTGATGCTTTAAGCTCAGATTTTATCACTGAAGATCAAGTTGGCGAGTGGATGAATTACTTAAAGA
Proteins encoded in this window:
- a CDS encoding FKBP-type peptidyl-prolyl cis-trans isomerase: MSVDWNKVSYVLGQQIGSDFKAQGITVELEAFFDSFKSAFNGEPSNLTGPEMQEIMQSFQQYMQAQQAEKMQAEAKINLEEGEAFLAKNAKEDGVKTLESGLQYRVINEGSGKSPSNTDTVEAHYEGKLINGSVFDSSYQRGQTIDFPVNGVIPGWTEALQLMSEGAKWQLFIPAKLAYGEAGSPPVIPPNSTLLFDVELVSVK
- a CDS encoding energy transducer TonB, producing MFSITRDKSFQISLCLALAVHALVLFQSKPNPLIIQSEISLHNMDSKLKLNLEKRVVKKPVTKKKIVKKAKKPVAKKEPIIEQEVVKAQSAIMKTKINKASMHAPKPRYPRMAIKRGIEGSVVVKILIDEKGLPYDVSVLKSSGHKLLDEAAKKTAMQWKFSPAFVDGKPVKSQNHQPFVFSLQNI
- a CDS encoding glutamine--tRNA ligase/YqeY domain fusion protein, which codes for MAEEIKEVVKTNFIRSIIEKDLETGKNGPRVITRFPPEPNGYLHIGHAKSICLNFGLAKSYNKNGVEAQCHLRFDDTNPEKEDVEYIESIQEDVKWLGYDWGENLFYASDYFDKMYEYAVKLINMDKAYICELSPDEAREYRGTLTEPGKDSPYRNRDSKESLELFEKMKNGEIEQGKMVLRLKIDMSSPNINLRDPIIYRIKKAHHPKTGDKWNIYPIYDFAHCIEDSIENITHSICTLEFEDRRPLYDWVLETLGTESHPQQIEFSRLNLEYTIMSKRYLKQLVDESHVSGWDDPRMPTISGMRRRGYMPESLRNFCEQIGVTKKDGTIAMSTLETNVRDTLGPVTARVFGVIDPLKVVITNWDEGVQEIDCAYHPQDESYGNRKVPFTKEIYIERDDFKEEANRKFFRLKTGGSVRLKFAYVITCDEVIKDENGEIIELRCTYHKDTFGGVTPEGMKKVKGIINWVSATDNLEIECRLYDRLFTVPNPMSNKDKSFVESINPDSLKVVKTFVEKSLSTAKVGERFQFERQGYFIVDKDSTDDLKVFNRIITLKDTWAKIDEANAEK
- the gltX gene encoding glutamate--tRNA ligase gives rise to the protein MTVRVRFAPSPTGYLHIGGARTALYSYLFAKARGGKYILRVEDTDLERSKREYEEAQIADLLWLGIEHDEGPDKGGEFGPYRQSERMQIYKDIAWDFVERGLAYPCFLTSDELEELTNKANEEKVAPHAYHGKYRDYDLAKAKERIESGEEHVIRFKNPGKKWTFTDLVRGEVTFPEDMVGDFVIIRSNGMPVYNFCCVVDDYKMGMTHVFRAEEHLNNTCRQLQIYEALGATPPEFAHVSLLVGEDRQKLSKRHGATSVTQYKEMGYLPKAVTNYLTLLGWSHPEEKDIFDVLELGDAFDYTRFSKSSAMYDIKKLNYFNEQWLRKLSDQEIASGFEHALGSESEFSSMTAQWKEKFAGLMKEKVQLFSDIKEFMPIFFDAGADEDEQYTEAISWETTPQVKEYLKSQVDALSSDFITEDQVGEWMNYLKKDLKIKGKPLFMGMRVCLTGRAHGPDLKTVVSLTPISIVKERLN